The Myroides fluvii region TTTATTGCTTGCTTTATGTTAACAATGTATTTATAATCAAGCGTTTTTTGTTGACGAAAAAGTATGACTCCTTTTTATTGTGGTTTATTGTCTATTTGGTTTTTGGTGTATTTTGTTTGAGTCAGTATGCAATTTATGTAGGGGAGTTTAAGTCGTTGATTCTCGAGATTACGAACACGTTGTTTTTTACCATTTTAGGTACAGGGACGTATTTCATTCACCAATGGGCTTTCCAAAACATAACTTTACGCGAAAGAAAATTAGCGAATACCGTAGCGGAACTAGACTTTTTAAAGATGCAATTGAATCCGCATTTTCTGTTGAACGCCATGAATAATCTATATGGAGAGGCCTTGACAAATCCCAGTGATACACCCAGTCGAATTTTGCAGTTATCACATTTATTTCGCTATCAAATAGAGGCCAGCAAAAAAGAGGAAGTCCGGTTGGAGTTGGAAATTGACTTTGTCAACGAGTATTTAGATTATTATATATTTACGAGTGATTCGCTAGTAGTAGATATTGAGTATCATGGAGAATTAGAATTATATAGCGTACCTCCTTTGTTGTTTTTTAGTTTGGTCGAGAATGCCGTGAAGTTTAGTTTACAAACCGAAAAACCGTCGATTTCGATAAAGTGGAAAGAAGAGGGAGGAAAGATATATTTTGAAATTATCAATAGCTGTCTACCAATTGAAAAACAAAAACAAGGCACAGGCTTAGGGTTAAACAACTTGAAAAGAAGATTAGAAGTATCTGGTATTCACGCTCGATTTGAAGTTGAAGATCAAAAAAATAGATATAAATCAAAACTTACGTTATGGGGACTAAATACAAATGTTTAATTGTTGATGATGAAAAGCCGGCGCATCAGGTTTTGATGAGTCATATCAATCAATGTGAAGATTTAGAATGTGTAGGTACTGTTTTTTCAGGTAAGGAGGCTTTGCTTTTTTTACAACAAAACGAAGTG contains the following coding sequences:
- a CDS encoding sensor histidine kinase, with translation MWRWYSNIWYRNIFGLLTLCLIFGFIQYTSLGDKTIREVLVEMVPAIALIYCLLYVNNVFIIKRFLLTKKYDSFLLWFIVYLVFGVFCLSQYAIYVGEFKSLILEITNTLFFTILGTGTYFIHQWAFQNITLRERKLANTVAELDFLKMQLNPHFLLNAMNNLYGEALTNPSDTPSRILQLSHLFRYQIEASKKEEVRLELEIDFVNEYLDYYIFTSDSLVVDIEYHGELELYSVPPLLFFSLVENAVKFSLQTEKPSISIKWKEEGGKIYFEIINSCLPIEKQKQGTGLGLNNLKRRLEVSGIHARFEVEDQKNRYKSKLTLWGLNTNV